One Thermoanaerobacter pseudethanolicus ATCC 33223 DNA window includes the following coding sequences:
- a CDS encoding PrgI family protein encodes MFEVPIQLEREEKIFGGNFSVRQMIFVIVGVGIGAVFFTKYFSKDLFTALVVWAAFSAAGAFLAFFKKDEIEIDKYIVMYLKFLVSPKEYLFIGGGKQCFLKRTAA; translated from the coding sequence ATGTTTGAAGTGCCTATTCAATTAGAAAGAGAAGAAAAGATATTCGGCGGGAATTTTTCTGTTAGGCAGATGATATTTGTTATTGTTGGTGTAGGAATTGGCGCAGTTTTCTTTACAAAATATTTTTCAAAAGATTTGTTTACTGCTTTAGTGGTTTGGGCAGCTTTTTCGGCTGCAGGAGCATTTCTGGCTTTTTTTAAAAAGGACGAGATAGAAATAGATAAGTATATTGTGATGTACCTAAAGTTTTTGGTTTCTCCAAAGGAGTACCTTTTTATTGGAGGTGGAAAGCAGTGCTTTTTAAAAAGAACAGCAGCATAG
- a CDS encoding pilin: MNGITPVGEAQITSFLWKIANFVMDVGIVVAVIFIAVNGYRFYTTGHNPGRRTEAMMGLFWSILGGIVVVGAKFFAGVILGFKP; the protein is encoded by the coding sequence ATGAACGGCATTACGCCTGTTGGTGAGGCTCAGATAACCTCATTTTTGTGGAAAATTGCAAACTTTGTGATGGATGTAGGTATTGTTGTTGCTGTGATTTTTATCGCAGTAAACGGGTACAGATTTTATACTACAGGCCACAACCCCGGAAGAAGAACAGAAGCTATGATGGGACTTTTCTGGTCTATACTTGGAGGAATAGTGGTAGTTGGTGCAAAATTTTTCGCCGGTGTAATCCTCGGCTTTAAGCCGTAA